In the Salmo trutta chromosome 33, fSalTru1.1, whole genome shotgun sequence genome, one interval contains:
- the LOC115172557 gene encoding putative E3 ubiquitin-protein ligase UBR7 — MSVNEERTVTIQDILEDEELQEAYAVLAGSDPDNCSYPQGYVKRQAVFACNTCTPREVEPAGLCLACTNHCHDGHDIFELYTKRNFRCDCGNSKFGVFRCQLSPGKDRQNAKNHYNHNFHGCYCTCDRPYPDTEDQVNEDMIQCIICEDWYHPRHLGCTVEDSEELQEMVCETCMNKAPFLWTYATHIAEPPVVKVSPCKGEVEVNKEEDKEPDDKRRDEPCKNGGEGSSTSPSCQEKKQATNGRTACKRTHQEMTGLPVKNQDKTVYCRLRELKTQGLERAREGAVFWPYHWRAKLCTCVSCKRAYVDAGVQFLLDESDTVLAYENRGTIEQGTASLDSLLMSSLSTLDRVQQLEIVYQFNEMQTELMAFLRQLADEGKVVTAEAIHQFFGELMSRKRRQMNS; from the exons ATGTCGGTGAACGAGGAGCGCACTGTGACCATACAGGACATACTGGAAGACGAGGAGCTGCAAGAGGCTTATGCAGTGTTGGCTGGAAGTGACCCAGATAATTGTTCCTATCCCCAG GGATACGTGAAGAGACAGGCTGTTTTTGCCTGCAACACTTGCACACCCAGAGAGGTAGAACCTGCTGGGCTCTGCCTTGCCTGCACCAACCATTGCCATGATGGGCATGACATATTTGAGCTCTACACAAAAAG GAATTTCCGCTGTGATTGTGGAAACAGCAAGTTTGGCGTGTTTAGGTGTCAGCTGAGTCCT GGCAAAGACCGACAAAACGCTAAAAATCATTACAATCACAACTTCCATGgctgttactgtacctgtgacagacctTACCCAGACACTGAAGATCAG GTTAATGAGGATATGATTCAGTGTATCATCTGTGAGGACTGGTATCATCCCAGG CACCTGGGTTGTACGGTGGAAGACTCTGAGGAGCTGCAGGAGATGGTGTGTGAGACCTGCATGAACAAAGCCCCCTTCCTCTGGACATACGCCACCCACATTGCAG AACCTCCCGTGGTCAAAGTGAGCCCCTGTAAAGGGGAGGTTGAAGTCAACAAGGAGGAAGATAAGGAGCCAGACGACAAGAGGAGGGATGAGCCCTGTAAGAACGGGGGCGAGGGGTCCTCTACCAGCCCCAGCTGTCAGGAGAAG AAGCAGGCTACGAATGGGAGGACTGCCTGCAAACGGACTCACCAGGAGATGACAGGCCTTCCTGTGAAGAACCAGGACAAGACTGTGTACTGCAGGCTGAGGGAGCTGAAGACACAGGGCCTGGAGAGAGCTAGGGAAGGGGCTGTGTTCTGGCCTTACCACTGGAGAGCCAAGCTGTGCACCTGCGTCAGCTGCAAG AGGGCCTACGTCGATGCGGGAGTGCAGTTCCTGCTGGATGAGTCCGACACTGTCCTGGCCTATGAGAACAGAGGCACTATAGAGCAAGGAACTGCTAGTCTTGACAGTCTGCTCATGTCAAGCCTGAGTACTCTGGACCGCGTGCAGCAACTGGAGATTGTTTACC AGTTCAATGAGATGCAGACTGAACTGATGGCGTTCCTACGGCAGTTAGCTGATGAAGGAAAG gtTGTCACAGCAGAGGCCATCCACCAGTTCTTTGGGGAGCTGATGTCCAGGAAGAGGCGGCAAATGAACAGCTGA